The Hyla sarda isolate aHylSar1 unplaced genomic scaffold, aHylSar1.hap1 scaffold_1767, whole genome shotgun sequence genome window below encodes:
- the LOC130313458 gene encoding protein phosphatase 1 regulatory subunit 32-like produces the protein MSPGSRGSSGGSCDPLNFYCTSYNTSYGRPEFGAASALHSGTYSHRSTGYQSNFRPAVYYSPNLDRKDNPRMGLILRNNYTSITNRDFTPHEHVTGAEPLPHALSFPQSGYVRSSEVTNPKSRAVKSVHFDTRDHGPEAIPGILLQHRPLLFVPRGKGSPDMENFHHGPAFMSTEYKTRFTPKATHPLGKAQRAIIGEMENSGFTEGSNLEPITHDPYSQYHVPKGYHRLMGHSITKTDFLPSSMLQGREPLPALARNSNRDSGFSRELDQVLHTNAPFNDSQSDDKAKNKDDLLGRMNVGKKEASGFSNNNLTYVQSGKEPPQQYLTNYKLRFYDPVPHGRDREGWTQGGIQKQQHSGFSVSNEVHIRGI, from the exons GTCGTCCAGAATTTGGAGCAGCCAGCGCCTTGCACTCGGGCACTTATTCCCATCGCAGTACAGGATACCAGTCTAACTTTCGACCAGCTGTGTACTACTCCCCCAACCTGGATCGGAAGGATAACCCACGCATGGG CCTGATCCTGCGGAACAATTACACATCAATCACTAACAGAGACTTCACCCCACATGAACACGTGACAGGTGCGGAGCCGTTACCCCATGCACTTTCCTTCCCACAAAGTGGATATGTTAGGAGCAGCGAAGTTACCAACCCCAAGTCTAGAGCT GTTAAGTCAGTTCATTTTGACACTCGGGATCATGGTCCAGAAGCCATACCTGGTATTTTACTACAACATCGACCACTGCTATTTGTGCCACGAGGGAAGGGATCTCCGGACATGGAAAATTTCCATCAT GGTCCAGCCTTCATGTCTACTGAATACAAAACCAGGTTCACACCAAAAGCAACTCATCCCCTAG GCAAAGCCCAAAGAGCAATAATAGGAGAAATGGAAAATTCAGGATTCACAGAAGGATCAAATTTAGAACCAATAACCCATGATCCTTATTCACAGTACCATGTACCG AAGGGGTACCACCGTTTGATGGGACACAGTATTACCAAGACAGATTTTCTGCCATCTTCCATGTTGCAG GGCAGAGAGCCACTGCCAGCTTTGGCCAGGAATTCCAACAGAGACAGTGGTTTCTCCAGGGAACTAGATCAAGTTCTTCATACCAAT GCTCCATTCAATGACTCCCAATCTGATGATAAAGCTAAGAACAAAGATGACCTTTTAGGAAGGATGAATGTTGGTAAAAAG GAGGCATCTGGATTCAGTAACAATAATCTCACTTATGTACAGTCAGGGAAGGAGCCCCCACAACAGTACCTGACTAACTACAAACTAAG GTTCTATGATCCTGTACCCCatggaagagacagagaaggttgGACTCAAGGTGGGATCCAGAAACAACAACACAGTGGCTTCTCTGTCAGTAATGAAGTACATATCAGAGGCATCTAA